A single window of Desulfovibrio sp. G11 DNA harbors:
- a CDS encoding Txe/YoeB family addiction module toxin, producing the protein MKLLWHDVAWEDYLYWHMHDKQAVKRIHMLIKDIQRNGYIGIGKPEPLKANLQGWWSRRIDAEHRLVYRIVGDICQIIQCKGHYEN; encoded by the coding sequence ATGAAGCTCCTCTGGCATGATGTGGCGTGGGAAGATTATTTATATTGGCATATGCACGACAAACAGGCCGTCAAGCGCATCCACATGCTGATCAAAGACATTCAGCGAAACGGATATATAGGCATAGGCAAGCCGGAGCCTTTGAAAGCTAACCTTCAGGGTTGGTGGAGTCGCCGCATTGATGCTGAGCACAGACTTGTCTACCGCATTGTTGGCGATATCTGTCAGATAATTCAATGCAAAGGTCATTATGAGAATTGA